Within Claveliimonas bilis, the genomic segment TGAGGAGGAAACTTTTCAGACAGCCATCCGGTAACACCGGCGGCAAAGACAAATCCTAAGAGAAAGCCGAAGGTTGGCTTCAGGAGATAGGAAGGGCCTCCGCCTGATGCAAATACAGGTACTCCGCATAAGCCGATGAGAAGATAGATTCCCACGCTTAAAGCGCCAAGTCTGCCGCCAAGTACAAACCCGGCGAGCAGTGAAAAGAAAAACTGCAGAGTAAAATGCATGGGAAAGGGCTCCACAGGAATACTGATCTGAATAAAGGCGCCGATAGCAGTCAGCGCGGTAAAAAGACCGCACAAAGTAAGCTGCTGCACTTTCCGTTCCGGCTTTTGCATAGTTTTTTCTTTAGAGTATTCTTTCAAGATGATACACCTGCTTATGTGAAAGTATGCATTTTGGCATACGATTGAACTGTAACGAATTATATTATAAAAGTGGCATGTAAACTTGTCAAGAAAGCGAAGGTTTCATTTCTCCATGGTTTCATTTCTCCATGGTTTCATAAAAAGGAACAATGTGATATAATTCTTTAGAGATGGAGGTAACAAAAAGATGACTGGTTCAGAGCGAAGAGAAAATATCATCCGGCAGATACGAAACAGCAAAGTTCCGGTTGCCGGAAAACAGCTTGCAGAAGACTATCAGGTAAGCCGTCAGGTTATCGTGCAGGACATTGCACTGATCCGGGCTTCGGGATACGATATTATTTCTACAAACAGAGGGTATATTCTAAATGGTCCGGCGGAAGTAAGCAGGGTCTTTAAAGTACAGCACACAGACGAACAGCTGGAAGAAGAACTGTGCGCGATCGTAGACCTGGGAGGATGCGCAGAAAATGTTATGGTTAATCACAGAGTCTACGGACATCTGGAAGCGCCGCTTCATGTCAGCTCCAGACGTAAGGTGGCTGAATTTATGGAAGATATACACAGCGGGAAATCAAGTCCTCTGAAAAATATTACGTCCAACTATCATTATCATAAGGTGACTGCCGACAGTGAAGAGACATTAGATATGATCGAAAGTGAATTGAAAAAGAGAGGATTCCTGGTAGAATAAATAGAGAAGGTGCACAGATGTCTGTGCACCTTTTTTGCGACAATGGAAAGGATAAATTTACAAAGTGAGTGACGGAGCAGTGTATGTTCTTCCGCCCAATTCCTGATCCAGCATATAGAGGCTCTTGGCGTCGTCTCCGAAAAGCTCCATTTTTTTGATCAGGTCGCTGGCATTTGTTTCTTCCTCACCCTGTTCTTTTACAAACCAGTCAAGGAACTGCATGGTACGGAAATCTTTTGCTTCATAAGCAGCTTCATAAATGGTATGGATCAGTCCTGTCACATATTGTTCGTGCTCATAGCCTGCTTTCAGAGGATCCATTTTCTCGGAAAGTACAGCGTCCGGTTTGTCTATGGATTCAAAGGTAACAGGAATATCGTTATTCTGCATGTACTGGATAAAGAGCATAGCGTGGTCTCTTTCTTCCTGTGCCTGGATCTGGTACCAGTTTGCAAAACCGTCCAGCCCCTGTTCTTTATAGAAGTTTGAAAAACTCAAGTAAAGATAGGCGGAATAAAACTCTTTATTTACCTGTGTGTTTAATAACTGTGAAACTTTTTCACTCAACATGATCAAACAACTCCTTTATCATAATTATGAAATATTTTGCAATATCAGTATACCTCCGGAATATAGAAAAAACAATCCTGTATTTACAAATGGCAGCGAGGGATTTAAGATGGAAATACAACAGGAGGAAAAGGATATGAGTATGGCATTAGTGACATTAAAAAAAGGCGAGGGACGTTCCTTAAAAGCAGGAGGAGCATGGATTTTTGACAATGAGATTGGGACAACCGTGGGAAGTTTTGAAGATGGGGATATTGTAATGGTGCATGACTTTGACGGTTATCCCATGGGGAAAGGATATATCAACAGCCATTCCAAAATAAGAGTCCGTATGCTTACAAGAGATAAAGATCAGGATATCAACGAGGAATTTTTTCGAAAGAGGCTTGCAGATGCATGGGATTATCGAAAGAAAACAGTGGATACTTCCAGCTGCCGTGTTGTGTTCGGGGAGGCGGATTTCCTGCCGGGGCTGGTTGTAGACAAATTCTCGGATGTTCTGGTATTTCAGGCACTGTCTCTTGGGATGGACCGAAGGAAAGAAAGGGTCATGGGACTTTTAAAAGAGGTGCTGGAAGAAGATGGAATCTGCATCCGGGGCATTTATGAGAGAAGCGATGCGAAAGAAAGAGAAAAAGAGGGATTGAAAAA encodes:
- a CDS encoding biotin transporter BioY, producing the protein MQKPERKVQQLTLCGLFTALTAIGAFIQISIPVEPFPMHFTLQFFFSLLAGFVLGGRLGALSVGIYLLIGLCGVPVFASGGGPSYLLKPTFGFLLGFVFAAGVTGWLSEKFPPQKIWGYLFISTAGFAVMYLSGNLYFYFVSNYVIHVPVSWKLVLINCFFLTAAGDYLLCILASITARRLLILKKKILSN
- a CDS encoding transcription repressor NadR, whose product is MTGSERRENIIRQIRNSKVPVAGKQLAEDYQVSRQVIVQDIALIRASGYDIISTNRGYILNGPAEVSRVFKVQHTDEQLEEELCAIVDLGGCAENVMVNHRVYGHLEAPLHVSSRRKVAEFMEDIHSGKSSPLKNITSNYHYHKVTADSEETLDMIESELKKRGFLVE
- a CDS encoding ferritin — translated: MLSEKVSQLLNTQVNKEFYSAYLYLSFSNFYKEQGLDGFANWYQIQAQEERDHAMLFIQYMQNNDIPVTFESIDKPDAVLSEKMDPLKAGYEHEQYVTGLIHTIYEAAYEAKDFRTMQFLDWFVKEQGEEETNASDLIKKMELFGDDAKSLYMLDQELGGRTYTAPSLTL